The Vigna angularis cultivar LongXiaoDou No.4 chromosome 9, ASM1680809v1, whole genome shotgun sequence DNA window gaaaattgtaaatttattgGAGTACTGTAACCAAGAAAAAACAATTTCCTTTTGATTGAAGTGTGCTTAGATAGTTATGAAAGGCAAACCTGAAAGCTTCCATCACCAATGCAAGAAATCACACGCTTTGGACGAACAGCCTGAGCATAACCAAGAGTTGCACCAACAGACCATCCAATTGAACCATATTGCATTTGGAACTCGTACCTGTCAACAAACCTTCTCTTCAAAACTGAAAACAAACGATAGAATGAAAACTAAAATGGTAAACACCAATCACACTGAACGTGCTACTCACCCACATCCTTTTGGCAACTTCAGCTTTTGGCAGTTAAACCAGGAGTCCCCTGTCTCAGCAATCACAGCAGTCTCACCAGACAGCATTTCTTGAACATGCTTAAACAGTATATTAACCCTCAAAGGCTCTCCTGGTTCAGCCTTCAGAGGCTTTCCATCAGGGACAAATATCCTGGCATAGTTTTCATATGCAGTGTTGTTATGCTGAAGACGCTTTCCAAGTGCTGTGAGGAAGTCCTTCATGAGGATACACCCAAATGCAGGTCCATTTGAGATCACAACTCGGTCAGGCTGCACAATGATGGCCTTCTCCTTCTTCAGAAGGAGAGAGTACCCTACTGAACTGTAGTCATTGAAAATGGGGCCAGCAAACAAGTATGCATCTGCAGATTCCACAATCTCAGCACAGAAAGCAGTGCTCACAGCTCCCCAGAATGTGCCAATGAAGTGCTGGTGGTACTCAGGTACTAGTCCTTTGGCTGATGGCATCACAGCAAATGGATAGCCAGATGCATCGGCAAGCTCAACAAAAGCCTCACATGCCTTAGCCACCCTCAGTTTTGGACCACCCACCATTACAGGCTTCACTGCCTTGTTTAGGAACGCTGCTGCTGCCTCCACTGCTGCCTCCAACCCTAGCTTGTTACTCAATCTGTAACAGTATAACACCCATCAATAAAGAAAATCACTGAGAAAGAAACATATACATCTATTATCATCATTTCCCCTTTCTAAAAGAACTTACAACAAACATTAGTCCTTCAAGAATAAGAACAACCTCATGCTATCAATTTAAACCTTAAATCTAACCACTTGCTGCAATTTTAGTTCATAAAAAGTATGTTAACATCATTACTCAAGTAGAATGACATTTCAAATGTTGAACTAAAGTGACTGATAAATTTCCATTTAAGGGAATCAATGtctcacaaaccaagttgagtATTTAatcaaaagaatatgaaaaatcaaacctgggagagagagaaaatggaACTGGTTCACGACTGAAAGTGGGGTGAGGAATGCCAGGCAAGTTACAGCTTATGCTTATGTAGACGGGCTTGCTTTCTTTCAAACAGGTTGAGATCGCTGTATCAATCATTTCATGAGCATCCTCTATGTTATTCACCACAGCCTATCAAACCATACACTAAAATCATTTAGCACAATCACAGATTCATATCCATCAAGAAAGTTaagaaataaaactttattttctttacttcagttcatgtatattaaaagaatatttttatttttaaatgtaaaataaacggatctatattaaataaaaagttaaaaatattaatactttaTTATGTTAGAAAAATGTACAAGATAAAAAAGGTATCCGTTTATAATTTTTCAGAAGATAAGTACTCAAGTCACGTTACATACAGGAATACTACTATTGCACCTTGTACACTTAAAACTGAAGTAATTGTAGCTGAAAAATTATACTTTGACGTTGTTTATTGAAATAAACATTcacttcaaaattttattttaataatataacattatacatcaataatttaatttagaaaataattatttttattacatatattaaaaaataatttaataaaattcattactgaaaataatttttttattatgaggGGTAAAAGTATGAATGGTGATTTTTAGTTTCACAAATATTCAGGTGCATTAATTCTCTTTTTACTGAGATCTACTCAAAATCACTTTATCCTTTCAGATTACACCCACAGAAAAAGACATAAATAGGAAAGAAGTCTGTTATAAATAATCAACAATTAAAAGTTGAATACAATATGTCTAATCACACACTAATGTAGTTTCTTCCTTTTTAGAATaagtaaaatatttctttaaatcatatttatgatGATGTCTGATTGGTTGAAAATAGAAAGCAGgcaaattaagaaaatgaatgttCTCTTTAATTAAATGCTTAAGACGCTATTATGATTATTGCATGTGTCACGATCTAAATAATTTTAGACCTCAGATATGTTggacaattttttataataatttttaataataaatcatgtattactattttattaatttgttagaatttatttttaaaaaaatatttgaaataaaccaattgcaattgtaaaaaagttataaaaataattattaaaaaaatatttttcataattttattcaaatacccCAACTTTTCTAATAAATCAATCGTATTTATGTAAAAAAGATATACAAAAACACTGTAATTTAAATCAAGAGTCACTAGACCAGAATTATTATTTGTTCATAGGTGtcgaattattattatttttattaaaaaccaTGGATTATTGTAATGAAATAACATGGTAAATGGAGATGGAAACAAAATGAGGGTGAGATTCTGACCTGGTAGCAGGTAACAGTTTGGAAGCACCTGAGTTCCTGACTGAAATCTGGCAACCCAATGGTGTGGTGCAAGATCCTGTTCGTGCCGAAGTCGTTCGTGTTGGGTCCACCAACGATGCAAATCACCGGAAGATTCTCACTGTACGCGCCGGCGATTGCGTTGATCACACTCAGCCCGCCCACTGTGAAAGTCACCACGCACGCGCCGACACCCCGGCACCGTGCGTAGCCGTCGGCGGCGTACCCGGCATTGAGTTCGTTGCAACATCCGACGTTGGTGAGTTTGGGCTCCGCGATGAGGTGGTCGAGGAGGGTGAGGTTAAAGTCACCGGGGACGGAGAAAACGTCTGTGACCCCAACCTGCACGAGGCGATGCGCGAGGTGGCGGCCGAGGGTGGCCTCGGTGGTGGGGACGGCTGTGGCGGGGACGGAGTTCTTGATGGCTGAAGCGGTGCCGTTGGGGACATTGCCGACGTCGTTGTTGGCGGGCTTACTGGAGTCGAGGGAGCCGATGCTGTCCATGGGTTTGTTTGAGTTTGATGAGGTTAAGGTTGTGTGTGTTGACGGTGATTGTAATAATGTGAGAGAGAAATAAGAGGGTATGGGAATTTATaagggtgtgtgtgtgtgtggtgtAATAGTGAGAGGAAGAGAAGATGGTGGGTTGCATTACAAGGGGCGGTTTTCCGGTTTTGCATGTTGGAAGGAAGAGCCATTTGGAATGGGTATTACTGCTCTCTCCTATTTTTGCTTTGCACCATGTGATATGTCATGTGATGTGTGTCTCACTGCTTCCAAATTCAACTTCCGACACATAATTACGACACTGTTTTTGCTCCGGctgacttttctttttctttatgtgaATTTTTTGTTTACTTAATGAAAAGCCTAGTAAAAATACTTATGAATTGAGAAAAAGTTTCTCTAATTAAAAACTTATAGTTTTGCTTGTTAATATATGACCAGAgttaataaatgtataaattttataaatacatgtttttattattttttattgtattatttttattgtaagtTAATCTGTCAGATCTCGGAAATTTAACCCAAACCCCACCTGTTTAATCTCATTTAATGCGTCCAAAACCCTGCTCAGAATCATTAAAAACCCACCCAAAACTCTGAACActgacgccaggtgtcaagaatGGAAGATTCGAAAATCAGTAGTGGAGGACAGGTGTCCACAAGAGAGCACACGTTCGTTTGGACGTGGGGcagacaaaaataatttttctgaaaactctgttcactctcctctgcatgcacttCTCCTTCCCAACTCTGACTTTCcatttccttctccttctctctagaaaaaaccttttcttctctctactgtaactcatcctTCCTTTCTccgatcccatttcagaaaccgtagaagaAGTCCCGGCGTCGTGAGCTTCATTCTGGACCGAACAATTCcagattctgaaactggtaagtttcttgTCCCTAGTCGTTCGTTCTTGTGTTACATGcaaaaccaagttctggttgcatgcatgggttgtAAGTCTAAGTTGTTCCTAATTTTTATGTGGTTAGATTAAATTGGAATAGTTAAGTGATCTTGAGGATAGAAAGCTGTAAGCGGACGAATCAAAATCTTGCGCTTAGAACGTTTCACTCACGAATccaagtaagggaagcttatttaatttaattcgtatgttttATTTGTGCTGTATGGACGTTCTGTGAGTTGCATGAAGCATGATctgtgttatttgatttttgatatATGATCATAAGTATGAACTGATGCATGGTGAATATgaaatgtactatgatatgagtatttgaaaatatgaaatgtatatgctgagaaatgagtaaatgtaaatgaaactttgaataaaaacttccctatgataacgtacgttcgtcattgaacggtccttgaccgttcggtgttattattaaactttatttgaaatggaattctttcatttgggaagaattctagttgaggacgaacgccctcttgtattagtgctacgtttgagcgttcggccaaacgtagatgcCCTGAGTATTATGTGAGGAGTTgagaaactttataaatatacCTTTGAACACTCAGTTATTCCTAAATCCTAACTTCACCATCTCGTgttacctttatttttatttctattatgaGTACAACTCCGCGATGGGTTTTGACCCAAAGCGTACGTTacgagtggcgctcggtcttataccgaacgctcgtccttgtcGTTACTTACCAAATGagtggaaatagcgttcgtccaaaattcTGTAAATCCGtgtaccgcgttcggtcattgactggcagtcggcTTCTATAGTTAAATTGTGCTCGGTATGGTCATTTAATCATCTTGAGGTGTCCTTATCCAAttggattcggcctagagccttcctacttaaattattctttgagaAATGATTTGATCTTcttagagtcagttcattcaactgattcgagtagAAAATGACGTTCGTCAAATATGATGTGTCGGTTTATTCGGTTCTGAAAAGAGGAGTTCTCGATCTCGTtttcacgttcgtcctcgttatgaagagggctgaacgctcgttattttatgTAATTGTAATGGAAGACGAAAATGAGGttaaagtgaaaaattataaggattgaacagtatatgagatgaaataatggttgtggaatttgaacgagcgttccaaggaggaacgactcatgtatgaatgaatatggaatgctgtaaagtatgactgtgggcatgctaatgctggttgttcatcctgatgttctgtgagtactcgtcctcacgtagaggagggtaggtcatgtgtgggaacggcaggaggtcctaatccttaggggtactttggatagggctaacctcgggtggcagctgatgtgattattccagttactacatcacccgagtgcaagaatgcctgtagctacacagattcatacagtccggacggtctggcTAATGAGAGTTTTTGGATGGTTATATGTGTTGAAATATTTTTGTGTGATttcaaatgtttaaattatatgttgacgtatgaattaaattacataagcttaccctgtgttttcttgtgttgtctcgtcc harbors:
- the LOC108346926 gene encoding pyruvate decarboxylase 2 isoform X1; the protein is MDSIGSLDSSKPANNDVGNVPNGTASAIKNSVPATAVPTTEATLGRHLAHRLVQVGVTDVFSVPGDFNLTLLDHLIAEPKLTNVGCCNELNAGYAADGYARCRGVGACVVTFTVGGLSVINAIAGAYSENLPVICIVGGPNTNDFGTNRILHHTIGLPDFSQELRCFQTVTCYQAVVNNIEDAHEMIDTAISTCLKESKPVYISISCNLPGIPHPTFSREPVPFSLSPRLSNKLGLEAAVEAAAAFLNKAVKPVMVGGPKLRVAKACEAFVELADASGYPFAVMPSAKGLVPEYHQHFIGTFWGAVSTAFCAEIVESADAYLFAGPIFNDYSSVGYSLLLKKEKAIIVQPDRVVISNGPAFGCILMKDFLTALGKRLQHNNTAYENYARIFVPDGKPLKAEPGEPLRVNILFKHVQEMLSGETAVIAETGDSWFNCQKLKLPKGCGFVDRYEFQMQYGSIGWSVGATLGYAQAVRPKRVISCIGDGSFQVTAQDVSTMIRNEQNPIIFLINNGGYTIEVEIHDGPYNVIKNWNYTALVDAIHNGDGKCWTSKVTCEEELIEAIQTATGDKKDCLCFIEVIVHKDDTSKELLEWGSRVCAANSRPPNPQ
- the LOC108346926 gene encoding pyruvate decarboxylase 2 isoform X2, which encodes MDSIGSLDSSKPANNDVGNVPNGTASAIKNSVPATAVPTTEATLGRHLAHRLVQVGVTDVFSVPGDFNLTLLDHLIAEPKLTNVGCCNELNAGYAADGYARCRGVGACVVTFTVGGLSVINAIAGAYSENLPVICIVGGPNTNDFGTNRILHHTIGLPDFSQELRCFQTVTCYQAVVNNIEDAHEMIDTAISTCLKESKPVYISISCNLPGIPHPTFSREPVPFSLSPRLSNKLGLEAAVEAAAAFLNKAVKPVMVGGPKLRVAKACEAFVELADASGYPFAVMPSAKGLVPEYHQHFIGTFWGAVSTAFCAEIVESADAYLFAGPIFNDYSSVGYSLLLKKEKAIIVQPDRVVISNGPAFGCILMKDFLTALGKRLQHNNTAYENYARIFVPDGKPLKAEPGEPLRVNILFKHVQEMLSGETAVIAETGDSWFNCQKLKLPKGCGYEFQMQYGSIGWSVGATLGYAQAVRPKRVISCIGDGSFQVTAQDVSTMIRNEQNPIIFLINNGGYTIEVEIHDGPYNVIKNWNYTALVDAIHNGDGKCWTSKVTCEEELIEAIQTATGDKKDCLCFIEVIVHKDDTSKELLEWGSRVCAANSRPPNPQ